Within Spinacia oleracea cultivar Varoflay chromosome 4, BTI_SOV_V1, whole genome shotgun sequence, the genomic segment CTCGCAAAATATCCTATAAGAACAACAACTTCTATCTATATTGAAGCGTTAACTATTTTATAGAGGCTCTTTGAATCTCCAATGTAACTATTTCAATTCCGAACAACGAGTTACATAATAACTCATTTACCCATaaaacaaaagacaaaataattGCATAAGGTGATAGGTAATAGAACGAGGAACAATTTGACATAATTAAGCTCCAAATTAAGTAAGATCTAATTCAAAGATGCAATATGATATAACCACTTCTTTCTATCAAAACTCTGGAATGCTCTCCCGTTACTATAGTAAAAAGTCTATTTCCCTAGACAATAACAGAAAATGATAATAACCTACTCCCAACAAAACCACTCCACCAGCAAATCTTAGAAAGATAACTTCATAGAGAAAGAATAAAAGCAGCAGAAGAAATAAATGTATTTCTTCATCATCAGTGACCAATATTAACTTAAAATACATAAGATTTTCGTTCAATTATACGAATCTACAAAACAAAGTAAAGTAAAGTATTTATTTTCACCTTAGAtgcaaataaaaagaatattttcTTTAAGAGGAAGAAGGAATAAACATAGCCATCATCCCTTTTTTGGTCTATCAGAGTGACCCACCTAGAGCATAAGTTAGTACTCTCTTAAACCATTTCCCCACTTGAACAAAACTTAAAACCACAGTGACAAAAGaagcattattatttttttttgtataaatatcaaacaaattaaataagaaAAGCAAACAGTTTTTCCCTTGGAAAAAAAGTTGTAAGTTGAAAATAAAGAGTCCATAGAAATCAAGAAGAGATCCCCCTATCTCTTTTCCCCTTTTTTAGTAAGCTTCCCCTGTGGAATTCGGGATCCTGTGGTTTCAAAAGAGACGGGTCACTCAATTTTCTCCCCTCTTTCGCTTATAACTAGATTCGCCAACTGGCTTTCTTCTGTTTTCCCCCCTGACACCCCTTTTCAAATTCCTTATAAGTAGCCTTCATTTGAAACATCTTTCAACAAGTGAAAGCCACCCTCCCATCTTCCACTAAAATATATCCTCGATCTCCTTATATAATTTCCTCTCGAGCTCGAGTCTCATATAGAACAATGGCATCAGGCTCTATAAGCTCAAGCAGGAATATAAACTCATCATGGACCGCAAAACAGAACAAGCAATTCGAGAGGGCTCTAGCTTTGTATGACACGGATACCAAGGATCGTTGGCAGAATGTTGCCAGGCTTGTCGAAGGAAAATCAGCTGATGAAGTTAAGAGGCACTATGAGATCCTACTTGAGGATCTCAATCGGATTGAGGCAGGTCGTGTCCCCATTCCTAATTACAGACAATCTTCCGGAAACTCAATGAATTTCAACCAAGAGCAAAGGTATATATCTCTAGTCTCTACCAACATTTCACCAAACATAGAATATGGTTGTAATCAAATCAAccctaattcaaaaataaagccGTAAGAAATAAGAACTAGTGAACAAACAACCATTAATTTATAACATAATACAATTACTACGGTATACATAATGCATGTAATTACATAGTTAAATCCATATTCAATGTATTAGTTACCTTAACCAACTTTTTACTACGGTATACATAATGCATGTAATTACGGCAACGTTAATTAAAGTTGCATTTGCCTTGTTGCACAAGTTCAATTCCACAGGGGTGAAGGGGACCAGAGATCCAACTACTAAGTTCAGGATAGTTACGTTGATAGGCAAAATTTTGGAAAGTTAGAGAGTTTAGATGGCCCATATGGTTTTGTCTTGATTATCAAATATAGCTTCTTTACTTTAACAGAAAGAATCTGAA encodes:
- the LOC110803076 gene encoding protein RADIALIS-like 3, coding for MASGSISSSRNINSSWTAKQNKQFERALALYDTDTKDRWQNVARLVEGKSADEVKRHYEILLEDLNRIEAGRVPIPNYRQSSGNSMNFNQEQRHPRYLRLH